A genomic segment from Cygnus atratus isolate AKBS03 ecotype Queensland, Australia chromosome Z, CAtr_DNAZoo_HiC_assembly, whole genome shotgun sequence encodes:
- the JAK2 gene encoding tyrosine-protein kinase JAK2 isoform X1, giving the protein MACLTMTNMEGTATSTVHQNGDILGNTSAPKQTEPLLQVYLYHSPGKTGGDYLQFPAGEYVAEEICTVACKACGIMPVYHNMFALMSETERIWYPPNHIFHVDEATRLILLYRIRFYFPHWYCNGTSRAYRYGIIRGAESPVLDDLVMSYLFAQWRDDFLNGWIQMPVTHETQEECLGMAVLDMMRVAKERDQTPLAIYNSVSYKMFLPKCVRAKIQDYHILTRKRIRYRFRKFIQQFGQCKATARNLKLKYLINLETLQSAFYSEVFEVKEPGGDPSGEESFATIVITGNGGIQCSRGKLKDCETLAEQDLQTYCDFPDIIDVSIKQASQEGSSERRIVTIHKQDSKNLEAEFQSLREALSFVSLIDGYYRLTADAHHYLCKEVAPPSVLENIQSNCHGPIFMDFAISKLKKAGNQTGFYVLRCSPKDFKKYFLTFAIERENATDYKHCLITKNENGEYNLSGTKRSFGNLKDLLTCYQTETVRSDSIIFQFIKCCPPKPKDKSNLLVFRSNSVSDVPSSPTLQRHNNVNQMVFHKIRNEDLIFEESLGQGTFTKIFKGIRKEVGDYGQLHQTEVLLKVLDKVHRNYSESFFEAASMMSQLSYKHLVLNYGVCVCGEENILVQEYVKFGSLDTYLKKNKNVINIVWKLEVAKQLALAMHFLEDKGLVHGNVCAKNILLIREEDRKSGNLPFIKLSDPGISITVLPRDILLERIPWVPPECIENPKQLSLATDKWSFGTTLWEICSGGDKPLNALDSSRKLQFYEDRHQLPAPNWTELANLINNCMDYEPDFRPSFRAIIRDLNSLFTPDYELLTENDMLPNMRIGALGFSGAFEDRDPTQFEERHLKFLQQLGKGNFGSVEMCRYDPLQDNTGEVVAVKKLQHSTEEHLRDFEREIEILKSLQHDNIVKYKGVCYSAGRRNLRLIMEYLPYGSLRDYLQKHKERLDHKKLLLYASQICKGMEYLGTKRYVHRDLATRNILVENENRVKIGDFGLTKVLPQDKEYYKVKEPGESPIFWYAPESLTESKFSVASDVWSFGVVLYELFTYIEKSKSPPAEFMRMIGNDKQGQMIVFHLIELLKNNGRLPRPDGCPDEIYAIMKECWNNNVTQRPTFRDLAQRVDHIRDNMGG; this is encoded by the exons GTATCATGCCGGTGTATCATAACATGTTTGCACTCATGAGTGAAACAGAGAGAATTTGGTATCCCCCAAATCACATCTTCCATGTAGATGAAGCAACCAGACTCATCCTGCTGTACCGGATAAG gttttattttccccactgGTATTGCAATGGCACAAGCAGAGCATATCGGTATGGCATTATTCGGGGTGCAGAAAGCCCTGTTCTTGATGATCTTGTCATGTCTTACCTATTTGCACAG tggcGAGATGATTTTTTGAATGGATGGATACAGATGCCTGTTACTCatgaaacacaggaagaatGCCTTGGAATGGCTGTTCTGGATATGATGAGAGTGGCCAAAGAAAGGGACCAAACCCCACTGGCTATTTACAACTCGGTCAG ctacaaaatgtttttgcctAAATGTGTGCGAGCAAAAATCCAAGACTACCACATTTTGACCCGAAAGAGGATAAGGTACAGGTTCCGCAAATTTATACAACAGTTTGGCCAATGCAAAGCTACTGCCAGAAACTTGAAACTTAAGTATCTCATAAATCTGGAAACCCTTCAGTCCGCCTTCTATTCAGAGGTTTTTGAAGTAAAAGAACCTGGTGGAGATCCTTCTGGAGAGGAAAGTTTTGCAACTATTGTAATAACTGGAAATGGTGGAATTCAGTGCTcaagaggaaaactgaaagactGTGAGACCCTGGCAGAGCAG GATTTACAAACATACTGTGATTTTCCTGATATCATTGATGTCAGCATTAAACAAGCAAGTCAAGAAGGCTCCAGTGAGAGAAGAATTGTGACCATTCACAAACAAGACAGCAAAAATCTG GAGGCTGAATTTCAGTCTTTAAGAGAAGCTCTCTCCTTTGTATCGTTAATTGATGGATATTACAGATTAACTGCAGATGCCCACCATTATCTCTGTAAAGAAGTGGCACCACCATCAGTGCTTGAAAATATCCAAAGCAACTGCCATGGACCAATTTT CATGGACTTTGCTATCAGTAAACTGAAGAAAGCGGGTAATCAGACTGGCTTCTACGTTCTTCGTTGCAGTcctaaagattttaaaaaatacttcctcACCTTTGCTATAGAG cgTGAGAATGCCACTGATTATAAACACTGCTTGATTACGAAGAACGAGAATGGGGAATATAATCTTAGTGGAACCAAGAGAAGTTTTGGTAATCTTAAGGATCTGTTGACCTGTTACCAGACAGAAACTGTCCGCTCAGACAGCATAATTTTCCAGTTCATCAAGTGCTGTCCACCAAAACCAAAAG ataAATCAAATCTCCTAGTCTTCAGAAGTAATAGTGTCTCTGATGTACCTTCATCACCAACGCTACAGAGGCACAATAATGTCAACCAGATGGTCTTTCACAAAATCCGGAATGAGGACTTGATTTTT gaagagAGTCTGGGACAGGGCACATTTACTAAAATATTCAAAGGTATAAGGAAAGAAGTCGGAGACTATGGCCAGCTCCATCAAACTGAAGTTCTTTTAAAGGTGCTGGATAAAGTGCATAGAAACTACTCTGAG TCCTTCTTTGAGGCAGCAAGTATGATGAGCCAGCTTTCTTACAAACATTTGGTATTAAATTATGGAGTCTGCGTGTGCGGAGAGGAGA ataTCCTTGTACAAGAGTATGTGAAATTTGGATCCTTGGACACgtatttgaaaaagaacaaaaatgttatcAATATCGTGTGGAAGCTGGAAGTAGCCAAACAATTGGCATTAGCCATGCATTTCCTG GAGGATAAAGGCCTTGTTCACGGAAATGTCTGTGCAAAAAACATCTTGCTTATCAGAGAGGAAGACAGGAAGTCTGGAAACCTTCCTTTTATAAAACTAAGTGATCCTGGCATCAGTATTACAGTTTTGCCAAGAGATA TTCTTCTTGAAAGAATACCATGGGTTCCACCTGAATGTATTGAGAATCCCAAACAATTAAGCCTGGCTACAGATAAATGGAGTTTTGGTACTACTTTGTGGGAAATCTGCAGTGGAGGAGACAAACCTCTGAATGCACTGGATTCTTCAAGG AAACTACAGTTTTATGAGGATAGACACCAACTTCCTGCACCGAACTGGACAGAGCTAGCAAACCTTATAAACAACTGTATGGATTACGAGCCAGATTTCAGGCCTTCATTTAGAGCAATTATACGTGACTTGAATAGTTTGTTCACTCCAG aTTACGAGTTATTGACAGAAAACGATATGTTGCCAAATATGCGAATTGGAGCACTTGGATTTTCTGGGGCTTTTGAAGATCGGGACCCAACACAATTTGAAGAAAGACATCTTAAGTTTTTACAGCAACTTGGCAAG GGAAATTTTGGCAGTGTTGAGATGTGCCGGTATGACCCCCTACAGGATAATACTGGAGAGGTGGTGGCTGTGAAAAAGCTGCAACATAGCACAGAAGAGCACCTTAGGGACTTCgaaagagaaattgaaataCTTAAATCTCTGCAGCATGATAACATTGTTAAATACAAAGGAGTATGCTACAGTGCAG GTCGTAGGAATCTGAGATTAATTATGGAATATTTACCGTATGGAAGTTTACGAGATTATCTGCAGAAACACAAGGAAAGACTGGACCACAAGAAGCTTTTGCTGTATGCATCTCAGATATGCAAA GGTATGGAGTATCTGGGTACAAAAAGATACGTTCACCGGGATTTAGCAACAAGAAATATCTTAGTGGAGAATGAGAACAGAGTTAAAATTGGAGACTTTGGATTGACTAAAGTCTTGCCACAAGATAAGGAGTACTACAAAGTGAAAGAACCTGGTGAAAGCCCTATATTTTG GTATGCTCCAGAATCTCTGACAGAGAGCAAATTTTCTGTGGCCTCAGATGTGTGGAGTTTTGGTGTAGTCTTATATGAACTCTTCACTTATATTGAAAAGAGCAAAAGCCCACCAGCT GAATTCATGCGCATGATTGGCAATGATAAACAAGGGCAGATGATTGTATTTCATTTGATAGAGCTTTTGAAGAATAATGGACGACTGCCAAGACCAGATGGATGCCCTGATGAG ATTTATGCTATCATGAAAGAATGCTGGAACAACAACGTTACCCAGCGCCCCACCTTTAGGGATCTTGCTCAACGAGTGGATCATATAAGGGACAACATGGGTGGATAA
- the JAK2 gene encoding tyrosine-protein kinase JAK2 isoform X2, which translates to MFHTELSQVIKGIMPVYHNMFALMSETERIWYPPNHIFHVDEATRLILLYRIRFYFPHWYCNGTSRAYRYGIIRGAESPVLDDLVMSYLFAQWRDDFLNGWIQMPVTHETQEECLGMAVLDMMRVAKERDQTPLAIYNSVSYKMFLPKCVRAKIQDYHILTRKRIRYRFRKFIQQFGQCKATARNLKLKYLINLETLQSAFYSEVFEVKEPGGDPSGEESFATIVITGNGGIQCSRGKLKDCETLAEQDLQTYCDFPDIIDVSIKQASQEGSSERRIVTIHKQDSKNLEAEFQSLREALSFVSLIDGYYRLTADAHHYLCKEVAPPSVLENIQSNCHGPIFMDFAISKLKKAGNQTGFYVLRCSPKDFKKYFLTFAIERENATDYKHCLITKNENGEYNLSGTKRSFGNLKDLLTCYQTETVRSDSIIFQFIKCCPPKPKDKSNLLVFRSNSVSDVPSSPTLQRHNNVNQMVFHKIRNEDLIFEESLGQGTFTKIFKGIRKEVGDYGQLHQTEVLLKVLDKVHRNYSESFFEAASMMSQLSYKHLVLNYGVCVCGEENILVQEYVKFGSLDTYLKKNKNVINIVWKLEVAKQLALAMHFLEDKGLVHGNVCAKNILLIREEDRKSGNLPFIKLSDPGISITVLPRDILLERIPWVPPECIENPKQLSLATDKWSFGTTLWEICSGGDKPLNALDSSRKLQFYEDRHQLPAPNWTELANLINNCMDYEPDFRPSFRAIIRDLNSLFTPDYELLTENDMLPNMRIGALGFSGAFEDRDPTQFEERHLKFLQQLGKGNFGSVEMCRYDPLQDNTGEVVAVKKLQHSTEEHLRDFEREIEILKSLQHDNIVKYKGVCYSAGRRNLRLIMEYLPYGSLRDYLQKHKERLDHKKLLLYASQICKGMEYLGTKRYVHRDLATRNILVENENRVKIGDFGLTKVLPQDKEYYKVKEPGESPIFWYAPESLTESKFSVASDVWSFGVVLYELFTYIEKSKSPPAEFMRMIGNDKQGQMIVFHLIELLKNNGRLPRPDGCPDEIYAIMKECWNNNVTQRPTFRDLAQRVDHIRDNMGG; encoded by the exons GTATCATGCCGGTGTATCATAACATGTTTGCACTCATGAGTGAAACAGAGAGAATTTGGTATCCCCCAAATCACATCTTCCATGTAGATGAAGCAACCAGACTCATCCTGCTGTACCGGATAAG gttttattttccccactgGTATTGCAATGGCACAAGCAGAGCATATCGGTATGGCATTATTCGGGGTGCAGAAAGCCCTGTTCTTGATGATCTTGTCATGTCTTACCTATTTGCACAG tggcGAGATGATTTTTTGAATGGATGGATACAGATGCCTGTTACTCatgaaacacaggaagaatGCCTTGGAATGGCTGTTCTGGATATGATGAGAGTGGCCAAAGAAAGGGACCAAACCCCACTGGCTATTTACAACTCGGTCAG ctacaaaatgtttttgcctAAATGTGTGCGAGCAAAAATCCAAGACTACCACATTTTGACCCGAAAGAGGATAAGGTACAGGTTCCGCAAATTTATACAACAGTTTGGCCAATGCAAAGCTACTGCCAGAAACTTGAAACTTAAGTATCTCATAAATCTGGAAACCCTTCAGTCCGCCTTCTATTCAGAGGTTTTTGAAGTAAAAGAACCTGGTGGAGATCCTTCTGGAGAGGAAAGTTTTGCAACTATTGTAATAACTGGAAATGGTGGAATTCAGTGCTcaagaggaaaactgaaagactGTGAGACCCTGGCAGAGCAG GATTTACAAACATACTGTGATTTTCCTGATATCATTGATGTCAGCATTAAACAAGCAAGTCAAGAAGGCTCCAGTGAGAGAAGAATTGTGACCATTCACAAACAAGACAGCAAAAATCTG GAGGCTGAATTTCAGTCTTTAAGAGAAGCTCTCTCCTTTGTATCGTTAATTGATGGATATTACAGATTAACTGCAGATGCCCACCATTATCTCTGTAAAGAAGTGGCACCACCATCAGTGCTTGAAAATATCCAAAGCAACTGCCATGGACCAATTTT CATGGACTTTGCTATCAGTAAACTGAAGAAAGCGGGTAATCAGACTGGCTTCTACGTTCTTCGTTGCAGTcctaaagattttaaaaaatacttcctcACCTTTGCTATAGAG cgTGAGAATGCCACTGATTATAAACACTGCTTGATTACGAAGAACGAGAATGGGGAATATAATCTTAGTGGAACCAAGAGAAGTTTTGGTAATCTTAAGGATCTGTTGACCTGTTACCAGACAGAAACTGTCCGCTCAGACAGCATAATTTTCCAGTTCATCAAGTGCTGTCCACCAAAACCAAAAG ataAATCAAATCTCCTAGTCTTCAGAAGTAATAGTGTCTCTGATGTACCTTCATCACCAACGCTACAGAGGCACAATAATGTCAACCAGATGGTCTTTCACAAAATCCGGAATGAGGACTTGATTTTT gaagagAGTCTGGGACAGGGCACATTTACTAAAATATTCAAAGGTATAAGGAAAGAAGTCGGAGACTATGGCCAGCTCCATCAAACTGAAGTTCTTTTAAAGGTGCTGGATAAAGTGCATAGAAACTACTCTGAG TCCTTCTTTGAGGCAGCAAGTATGATGAGCCAGCTTTCTTACAAACATTTGGTATTAAATTATGGAGTCTGCGTGTGCGGAGAGGAGA ataTCCTTGTACAAGAGTATGTGAAATTTGGATCCTTGGACACgtatttgaaaaagaacaaaaatgttatcAATATCGTGTGGAAGCTGGAAGTAGCCAAACAATTGGCATTAGCCATGCATTTCCTG GAGGATAAAGGCCTTGTTCACGGAAATGTCTGTGCAAAAAACATCTTGCTTATCAGAGAGGAAGACAGGAAGTCTGGAAACCTTCCTTTTATAAAACTAAGTGATCCTGGCATCAGTATTACAGTTTTGCCAAGAGATA TTCTTCTTGAAAGAATACCATGGGTTCCACCTGAATGTATTGAGAATCCCAAACAATTAAGCCTGGCTACAGATAAATGGAGTTTTGGTACTACTTTGTGGGAAATCTGCAGTGGAGGAGACAAACCTCTGAATGCACTGGATTCTTCAAGG AAACTACAGTTTTATGAGGATAGACACCAACTTCCTGCACCGAACTGGACAGAGCTAGCAAACCTTATAAACAACTGTATGGATTACGAGCCAGATTTCAGGCCTTCATTTAGAGCAATTATACGTGACTTGAATAGTTTGTTCACTCCAG aTTACGAGTTATTGACAGAAAACGATATGTTGCCAAATATGCGAATTGGAGCACTTGGATTTTCTGGGGCTTTTGAAGATCGGGACCCAACACAATTTGAAGAAAGACATCTTAAGTTTTTACAGCAACTTGGCAAG GGAAATTTTGGCAGTGTTGAGATGTGCCGGTATGACCCCCTACAGGATAATACTGGAGAGGTGGTGGCTGTGAAAAAGCTGCAACATAGCACAGAAGAGCACCTTAGGGACTTCgaaagagaaattgaaataCTTAAATCTCTGCAGCATGATAACATTGTTAAATACAAAGGAGTATGCTACAGTGCAG GTCGTAGGAATCTGAGATTAATTATGGAATATTTACCGTATGGAAGTTTACGAGATTATCTGCAGAAACACAAGGAAAGACTGGACCACAAGAAGCTTTTGCTGTATGCATCTCAGATATGCAAA GGTATGGAGTATCTGGGTACAAAAAGATACGTTCACCGGGATTTAGCAACAAGAAATATCTTAGTGGAGAATGAGAACAGAGTTAAAATTGGAGACTTTGGATTGACTAAAGTCTTGCCACAAGATAAGGAGTACTACAAAGTGAAAGAACCTGGTGAAAGCCCTATATTTTG GTATGCTCCAGAATCTCTGACAGAGAGCAAATTTTCTGTGGCCTCAGATGTGTGGAGTTTTGGTGTAGTCTTATATGAACTCTTCACTTATATTGAAAAGAGCAAAAGCCCACCAGCT GAATTCATGCGCATGATTGGCAATGATAAACAAGGGCAGATGATTGTATTTCATTTGATAGAGCTTTTGAAGAATAATGGACGACTGCCAAGACCAGATGGATGCCCTGATGAG ATTTATGCTATCATGAAAGAATGCTGGAACAACAACGTTACCCAGCGCCCCACCTTTAGGGATCTTGCTCAACGAGTGGATCATATAAGGGACAACATGGGTGGATAA